Genomic segment of Panicum virgatum strain AP13 chromosome 2K, P.virgatum_v5, whole genome shotgun sequence:
AGGGGTCCCAGAACACGTGCTTGTCCCGGGCGTCGCACATGCTCGTCGTCGGCCCGCACGGCACCAGGCCGTCGTAGGACCCGCCGTTGCCGCAGCACGCCACGCTCGCCGTCTCAAACCCTGCAAACAATAAGAAGCAAAGAAAAATTAGCATCTCATCATCCTGATCCTGACCTAGATCCGGCGATCGATTCCCCTTCATTCGACTGCGTGCGTGCTCACCGTAGTTGGGGTAGTTGGTGATGAGCTCCATGACGAGGTCGTAGACGTTGGCGAGGCAGAACCTGGCGCCGGGGAGGTTCCCGTTGAGCTCGATCAGCAGCTCCCGGAGCCTGCCATTGTACTGAGCGGCGAGCTGGTTGGGCAGCTTCACGcactcgtcctcgcccaccCGGTTGATCGTCTTCTGGTACGGGATGCACCCCAGCGGGCCCACGTTCGCCACCACGAACTTGCGGGCGTCCAGCGAGTACAGCCTCTGCATGCAACCATCAGTTAGTTaaggatcgatcgatcgatcgatccgcCATTGCTGATGCTGAGCGAGTGATCAATTGAAGCACGCACCGTGAGCTGGTCCCGCAGGTGGAAGATGAGGTCGTTGATGAAGCTGTCGGGCGACTCGGAGATGCGCGTGCCCGTGGAGAGGACCGGCATCAGGTAGTTGTTGAGGAAGTCGTTGGAGCCGACGGTGACGGAGAAGATGGCCTTTTTTCGCAGGAACTCCTTGGCCCTGTCCCCGCCCAGCAGCTCGTCCAGCTGCCGCTTCGTCGCGTTGAAGTAGTCCACCTGCAGGTCCATGCCGATCCTGTTGACGAAGATCTTGCCCGTCGCGTTCAGTATCCCCGCGCCCCCCGACGCGTAGTTGACGCCGTTCAGgatcgcgccgccgctggtgttGGGGGCCAGGAACGGCGGCGAGTAGTCCGCCTGCCCCAGCATCTCGCCGATGATGTCGGCGATGGTCCGGCCGTTGGTGAACCGCCCCGTGGGCATGCCGCCCGACGCCGCGAAGTCGATGCCGTTGGGGGTCATGTTGGCCTTGGACAGCGACGGGATGTAGTTGTTGTTCCCGGCGTCCACCAGCGAGTCCCCGAAGATGAAGGACGCGCCGCCACCGAACTCGTCCACCACCTCCCCTAAGTCtctcgccagcgccgccgccgcgcagagcgccgccgccacgacgatggccattgccgccgccctgCAACCCATGCTTCTGGACTTGTGCTGGTTGCAGTCAGTCAGAGCAAGCTAGCACTGAGCTGCTGCACAACACAGCATCAACAACATATATAACTCGATCGACGATCGTTGCAGGCAAGGTACGGGAGGAAGCAGGGGCGTGGCCAACGATGGAATGGAAGTAATTGATCGGATGAGGGCACCCTGGCTGGCTTATCAGCTCAAGATCTCCAAGGAACGAGGAGAGAATGAAAAACTCGATCGATCGCCGGACAATATAATGGAGGAAATGTTCTCGATCGATCGGCCGTGGCATCATATGCTTGTTGATATGGGGAGGAGAGTCAGAGACATGAGACTCGGGGAGTGAGCGGGTGCAGGTGTTTGGTTTGACGGATGCGCTGCGGGCAGTGAGCTAGATATGGTAGGTAAACGAACAAGAGTCCTATCATCGATCGGTGGTCATGTCGCCGTCGCAGCTCCGACGTGTGACGGTCAGCAGGGTTGATGTGAGTTTGGCATCCGATCCACAAAGGAAAGCTGGGCTGGTGGTTAGGTGGCGGTTAGTTTAGGTGGCCTGAAACAACCGAACAGGGTCTGGTCTCTGTTTCCTTGGACAAGAGTCATCTTGGCCCTTCTCTGATACTCCCACGAGATGCAGATGCCCCtttcatttcatttcatttcatttcagGATTTGGTAAGAGTCTCGGCTCTGAAAAAAGAAATCGAACGTGATTCTTGCTGCCTCGTTTCCTGCATATATATCTGCTGCGTCTTCTTGCTTGTTTGGTAGCTCTGTACTCTCTGAAACTCTGATGAGTACGTACTCCAGGCACGATTCCTGAACTGCAACTGCAATGCTCGATTCTGAACTACTACGATGCCGTCAGTCTTCTGGTCCAAGCTGTCCTAAATAATGTTATACACGAGGGAACATATGAACAGAAGAGACTACAGACTACAGGCCACCACGTTGGATGTCAGTATGCTACTGCAACATACAGTATATACAACATGAAAGCAACTGCTATCTCGACAGGGTTATGCTAATGCTCATGTCGCAGGATGCCGACATCTCCGTGCCCACGGGGCGCACGTTGAAGTAGGCCGGCTGCTTCGGCTCCGGGAGGaccgcgccctcgccgctgctcaGCATCTTGACGACCTCATTCATGGCAGGGCGGTCCTCCGCGCTTTCCTGAACGCAGAGAAGGGCCACATGGACGTATCTCTCCATCGTGAAGTGGTATTCGTCCTCGTTCCCTAATAAACAGCGATCGACCAGCTCCCGCCATTGCCCGGCTTTCCAGAGCAGCCAAGCCTACAAGAAAAGAAAGTTAGATCGCAAAGAGGTAATtcttttgcttttttttctGATTAGCTTTTAGTCTTCTATTCTATGAGCAAGGGAAATGATTTATTTTCTAGAGTACTAACATATGCGATGAGCTTGTACAATTTGCCATCGTATCTGTAGGACCCAGTGGTCATCGTCCCGCTGATGATCTCCAGGACCAGGACGCCGAAGCTGAAGACGTCAGATTTGACAGAGCAAACTCCATCCGAGGCATACTCTGGAGCTATGTAGCCACTTGATCATGCCAAACAAAAATATTTAGTGGACCATACACACAAGTAAACTATACAAATTATACTAGTCAACTTGAAAATGTATGCAGACTGCAGTGGGAGCGAGCTGCTTACTGTGTGCCTACAATTCTAGTGGTGTTTGACTCGGCCACGCTGGAGCTGAATATCCTAGCCATCCCAAAATCTGAAATTTTGGGGTTCATCTCGCTGTCCAAGAGAATGTTGCTAGCTTTGAGATCCCTGTGGACCACGCAGAGGCGTGAGTGTATGTGGAGGTAGAGAAGCCCCTGCGAGATCCCATCGATTATATTCAGACGTTTAGGCCAGTCTAGTGACACTCCTTCTTTATTCTCTGCAGAAGCCAACTGCAGTTAGATTaagaaaaataagaataaaattcACAGATTTTTATCTTATGAAAATTTGGTCTGCACGGTGTTTTCAAGGGGGGAAGATGATCTTTTGTAGTTTTCAAATGTAAGAATTTTTCAAGGTGAAAATTTTATTATGGAGAAGCTTTCAAGGTAGTCTTGTTGGCATACCGAAGATGATGAGGTCTAGGCTTTTGTTTGGCATGTACTCGTAGACCAGAATCTTCTCGTGCTCCCCTTCAATACAGCAGCCCAGCAGCTTGACTAGATTCCTGTGCTGAAGCTTTGCAATGAGCTGGATCTCGTTCTTGAACTCTAGCAAACCTTGTAAAGAACAGGGACCAAGTCTTTTCACTGCAATTTCAAGCCCATCAGGCAACAGACCCTGACAACGCCAAATATATTTTACTTAGTTATAACAGTTCTTTTTGTTCAAAGATAGAGCCAGGACTTAATGTGATGTTTGAACATCACTACAAACGACTTAAATTAAATACCTTATAGACAGCACCAAAACCACCTTGTCCAAGCTTGTTTTCAATTGAAAAACCATTTGTAGCACCTTTCATCTGAGAAAAGTCGTAGAGCGAAAACCCTGAGTTGCCTTCTTCCATTCTCCATAGATTGACCACACTTTTCACAGCAAGAGACAACCTTCTTAGCTCCAACCTAGCAAGTTCTGATCACAGGTAGAAATTCTATAATTCATGTTCAGCCAAGAAGGGATTTTTGTGGAAGATTCTTTGTTACCTCTTCTCCTTCGTATTTTGATCCATCTATGGAGAAGAAAACTAGCAGCCAACACCAATACAGAGACAACCGCTATGGTCGCCCAGAGCCAAGATTTGCTCGCTGCGTAACGACAGTCAAAACCAAATAAAGAAATTAGAGTTACTAATGAACTGTGGGATAACGTGTTCATGTTGTAGTGAGATGGAGAGGATCCAAGCATAAAGGTCCAGGGGTGCTGTAGTTAATTTTGAAAACTTTGATCCCTAATTTACAAGATAATTCTGCTTTCTAAAAAGCAGagttaaaattattttttagaagaaaaaataCACAATATAATTGTTCCGCAACAAAATTACCCGAATAAAAACTAACTTTTGGCACTTACAGAAATGATTTTATTACAAAGAAACACTTTCAAATAATTGCACTTTCGCCTAATcaacatttatattttttttgctaaAGTGTACATTTAGGTTATATATTTTAGTAGAATAACCAAAACAAGGAATAGGAGGGCAAGAAAGGGAGCAAGCACGTACGTTTGGCCGGTTTGGGCTTGTGCAGGTCGACTGACAGGTCGGCTGTGTTGAAGAAGGTGTCGTCCGTCTCGTAGCGCACCGTGCAGCGCGGCACCAGGATTCGGCCGCCATGTTGCCCACTGGGAAACGTCGCCGGGAACGCCGAGATGAGGCCGTCGAGGCACGCCCGGCA
This window contains:
- the LOC120694791 gene encoding GDSL esterase/lipase At2g23540-like, with the protein product MGCRAAAMAIVVAAALCAAAALARDLGEVVDEFGGGASFIFGDSLVDAGNNNYIPSLSKANMTPNGIDFAASGGMPTGRFTNGRTIADIIGEMLGQADYSPPFLAPNTSGGAILNGVNYASGGAGILNATGKIFVNRIGMDLQVDYFNATKRQLDELLGGDRAKEFLRKKAIFSVTVGSNDFLNNYLMPVLSTGTRISESPDSFINDLIFHLRDQLTRLYSLDARKFVVANVGPLGCIPYQKTINRVGEDECVKLPNQLAAQYNGRLRELLIELNGNLPGARFCLANVYDLVMELITNYPNYGFETASVACCGNGGSYDGLVPCGPTTSMCDARDKHVFWDPYHPCEAANVLLAKYIVDGDSKYISPMNLRKLFSL
- the LOC120695609 gene encoding cysteine-rich receptor-like protein kinase 19, encoding MSAAVVHHLLLLAVALVAFAATLVPPASAEDTILGYKCGMPAAGNASSDAYRSNLNALAAILVAGARANGSAAGAVGAPPDAAYGVALCRGDFTGDACARGLGDALRTTVNDSESAFGCGRQVRDVALFYDRYQLRLSGDDVNGDVPRWAGNNTNFVAPADAARRFDGLVKELVTTIAGIAAGRPDRYATGRSRFGEQRLTLYGLVQCTVDMPPERCRACLDGLISAFPATFPSGQHGGRILVPRCTVRYETDDTFFNTADLSVDLHKPKPAKPSKSWLWATIAVVSVLVLAASFLLHRWIKIRRRRELARLELRRLSLAVKSVVNLWRMEEGNSGFSLYDFSQMKGATNGFSIENKLGQGGFGAVYKGLLPDGLEIAVKRLGPCSLQGLLEFKNEIQLIAKLQHRNLVKLLGCCIEGEHEKILVYEYMPNKSLDLIIFENKEGVSLDWPKRLNIIDGISQGLLYLHIHSRLCVVHRDLKASNILLDSEMNPKISDFGMARIFSSSVAESNTTRIVGTHGYIAPEYASDGVCSVKSDVFSFGVLVLEIISGTMTTGSYRYDGKLYKLIAYAWLLWKAGQWRELVDRCLLGNEDEYHFTMERYVHVALLCVQESAEDRPAMNEVVKMLSSGEGAVLPEPKQPAYFNVRPVGTEMSASCDMSISITLSR